The following nucleotide sequence is from Paenibacillus odorifer.
GGAAACGTTAGGCCATTTAGTTGGCTTAGCGTTTTTTTTATTTTCTAAAATGTTCACTATTATTTAAATAAGTATGAATTAATACGAACTTAATTAAATAAAAGGGTTGACTATTTATCGTTTTCATCTCAAAATGAAAAGGCATACATAGGGGGTATAACGATGAAGAAGATAATTATTACTACTTTACTTAGTATTTCATTATTAGCTGTAACCGCATGCAACAACGACACGGCTAACTCTGGCAACACAAACAGCGGACCTGAGCCTGTTCAGCCTGTCTTTAAAAATGTTTCTGTACATGATCCATCCATTATTTTGGCTGATAATAAGTACTATGTGTTTGGCTCTCATTTGGCTTCTGCTAAATCCGACGACCTGATGTCCTGGACTCAATTGTCCTCTGGAGTTGTTGATGGAAACGTACTCATCCCGAATGTCAAAGAGGAATTAAAAGAGGCCTTAACCTGGGGAAAGACGGACACCTTATGGGCTCCGGATGTCATTCAATTGGCGGATGGCAAATATTATATGTATTACAACGCTTGTAAAGGCGATTCCCCATTATCAGCACTCGGTATAGCCGTGTCAGACCATATTGAAGGACCTTATAAGAACAAAGGGATCTTTCTGAAGTCCGGTATGGTGGGCGCAGGGGATGACGGAGAAACTTATGATGCCACACAAAAGCCGAATGTTGTAGATCCGGATGTGTTCTTTGATAAAGAAGGCAGATTGTGGATGGTGTATGGTTCTTATTCTGGTGGTATTTTTATTATGGAACTGGATACAAGCACAGGATTCCCACTGCCAGACCAAGGTTATGGCAAAAAGCTTCTAGGCGCAAATCATGCGCGGATAGAAGCTCCCTATATGCTGTACAGTCCTGAGACGGATTACTACTATCTGTTCTTATCCTACGGAGGTCTGGCTGCAGATGGCGGATATAACATCCGTGTAGCTCGCTCGAAGACACCTGATGGACCTTTTGAAGATTCTGAGGGCCAGGATATGATCCATTCACAGGGCACAGCTGGCGTATTGTTTGATGATCCTGCTTATGCTCCTTACGGAGTTAAACTCATGGGGAATTTCGAATTCCTGAATAATGACGATGAGCTCCCAGTAAGTGGGGAAGGATATGTATCACCAGGACATAACTCCGCATTTTACGATGAAGAGACTGGCAAGTATTATTTGATCTTCCATACACGGTTCCCGAATCGTGGTGAAAAGCATGAGGTTAGAGTACATCAAATGTTCATGAACGCTGATGGCTGGCCGGTGGTCGCACCACACCGTTATGGCGGCGAGACCATTGATAAATATACGAAAGAGCAAATCGCAGGCGAATACAAATATGTAAATCATAATAAAGAGATTACGGCTGATATCGTGCAATCAGAGCTA
It contains:
- a CDS encoding family 43 glycosylhydrolase, with the translated sequence MTMKKIIITTLLSISLLAVTACNNDTANSGNTNSGPEPVQPVFKNVSVHDPSIILADNKYYVFGSHLASAKSDDLMSWTQLSSGVVDGNVLIPNVKEELKEALTWGKTDTLWAPDVIQLADGKYYMYYNACKGDSPLSALGIAVSDHIEGPYKNKGIFLKSGMVGAGDDGETYDATQKPNVVDPDVFFDKEGRLWMVYGSYSGGIFIMELDTSTGFPLPDQGYGKKLLGANHARIEAPYMLYSPETDYYYLFLSYGGLAADGGYNIRVARSKTPDGPFEDSEGQDMIHSQGTAGVLFDDPAYAPYGVKLMGNFEFLNNDDELPVSGEGYVSPGHNSAFYDEETGKYYLIFHTRFPNRGEKHEVRVHQMFMNADGWPVVAPHRYGGETIDKYTKEQIAGEYKYVNHNKEITADIVQSELIQLTKSGKIKGAVKGKWKLIDDHTAELTIGGSTYKGVFLKEWNEATASNVMTFTAVSNEGISIWGSHVSPSE